In Patescibacteria group bacterium, a single window of DNA contains:
- a CDS encoding transglycosylase domain-containing protein: MAEKKTFKDSTEKKQTLEKLIEKPIQEKKKRFFRDTHFRKKIIFFTVVIAGLVYLFSGIPLPTSLGQKEPVSTQIFDRSGKLIYEIFADKKRDPIKLSDLPPYVGNATVSIEDKDFYKHSAFSPTGIIRAAYSTVFKGDLQGGSTIEQQYVKNAFLTQDRTIKRKIQELFLAMIIESIYTKQQILEAYLNQVPYGGDAYGIESASQQYFNKSAKDLDLAQAALLAGLTQAPTYYSPFGAHPELAKQRQIEVLKSMVTNKYITEAQADAAEAEPLIYAEPSQIQAPHFALWIKDQLVQQYGEQMVNEGGLRVYTTLDLDLQNFAQQTVATEVGKLVNQNVKNGAVIVTRPADGEILAMVGSKDYFDAKNDGNVNVIFADRQPGSSIKPFNYALAIRDRKITPATILADVPTCFDVAGQQPYCPVNYDGQFHGGEAVRFALGNSFNIPAVRVLALNGLNNFINFATSVGITTFTDPSKYGLSLTLGGGEVTPYDMAEAYGTLANGGIKEPLVAITKITDWKGNVLEDNKLDDLTGNRVVPQDVSFLISQILLDNNARAQEFGTSSYLVVSGHPEVSVKTGTTNDRRDNWTDGYTGQIAAVVWVGNNDNTPMNGSVSGITGASPIFNKVIAYALNKSEKGFYNKSDDGHAWPTQPSDVKGMTICADTGLAPTSGDPNNPGCPARFDYFIDGTQPQAIPTMTQNLTVYKDTHMIASSSATPDQVQQEQHPIVQDPLGTILCLDCPLPTYNVTINYPIFGVSDNSKFTPTPIATPTPSGQ, translated from the coding sequence ATGGCGGAGAAAAAAACTTTCAAAGATAGTACAGAGAAAAAACAAACTCTTGAAAAATTAATTGAGAAACCAATTCAAGAAAAGAAAAAAAGATTTTTTAGAGATACACATTTTAGAAAAAAAATTATTTTTTTTACAGTTGTTATTGCAGGACTGGTATATCTTTTTTCTGGAATTCCTTTACCAACAAGCCTTGGGCAAAAAGAACCAGTTTCTACACAAATTTTTGACCGCTCGGGTAAACTAATTTACGAAATATTTGCTGATAAAAAACGTGACCCAATAAAATTATCTGACCTCCCTCCCTATGTAGGGAATGCTACTGTTTCTATTGAAGATAAAGATTTTTATAAACACAGTGCTTTCTCGCCGACTGGAATAATTAGAGCTGCTTATAGCACTGTTTTTAAAGGAGACTTACAAGGCGGAAGTACTATTGAACAACAATATGTTAAAAATGCATTTTTGACACAAGACCGCACTATAAAGCGAAAAATTCAGGAATTATTCCTTGCAATGATTATTGAATCTATTTATACAAAACAACAAATTTTGGAAGCTTATTTAAATCAAGTGCCATACGGAGGAGATGCATACGGAATAGAAAGCGCATCGCAACAATATTTTAACAAAAGCGCTAAAGATTTAGATTTGGCACAGGCAGCACTTCTTGCAGGACTTACACAAGCGCCGACTTATTACTCCCCTTTTGGAGCGCATCCGGAACTTGCAAAACAGCGACAAATTGAAGTACTTAAATCAATGGTAACTAATAAATATATTACCGAAGCACAAGCTGATGCAGCTGAAGCAGAACCTCTTATTTATGCAGAACCATCGCAAATACAGGCGCCGCATTTTGCACTCTGGATAAAAGATCAACTGGTACAACAGTACGGCGAACAAATGGTAAACGAAGGAGGGTTAAGAGTTTATACAACGCTTGATTTAGATTTACAGAATTTTGCACAACAAACTGTAGCTACAGAAGTTGGAAAACTTGTTAATCAAAACGTAAAAAATGGAGCCGTAATAGTAACCCGCCCCGCTGACGGAGAAATACTTGCAATGGTCGGCAGCAAAGATTATTTTGATGCAAAAAATGACGGAAATGTAAATGTTATTTTTGCTGACCGACAACCCGGGTCTTCAATAAAACCTTTTAATTACGCACTTGCAATTCGCGACCGCAAAATAACTCCTGCAACAATACTTGCTGACGTGCCAACTTGTTTTGATGTTGCGGGACAGCAACCTTATTGTCCAGTAAATTATGATGGGCAATTTCATGGAGGCGAAGCTGTGCGATTTGCACTGGGAAATTCGTTTAACATTCCTGCTGTTCGAGTTTTGGCACTCAATGGTCTTAATAATTTTATAAATTTTGCGACAAGCGTTGGAATTACAACTTTTACAGACCCTTCAAAATACGGTCTTTCTTTAACATTGGGAGGAGGAGAAGTTACACCTTATGATATGGCTGAAGCTTACGGAACTCTGGCAAACGGCGGAATAAAAGAACCGCTTGTGGCAATTACAAAAATTACAGACTGGAAAGGAAATGTACTTGAAGATAATAAACTTGATGATTTGACTGGAAATAGAGTCGTTCCGCAAGATGTTTCATTTTTAATTTCACAAATACTACTTGATAATAATGCAAGAGCGCAGGAATTTGGAACTTCATCTTACTTGGTAGTTTCCGGGCACCCTGAAGTATCCGTAAAAACTGGAACAACCAATGACAGACGAGATAATTGGACTGACGGATATACGGGGCAGATTGCCGCAGTTGTTTGGGTTGGTAACAATGACAATACACCAATGAACGGAAGCGTTTCGGGAATAACTGGAGCTTCCCCTATTTTTAATAAAGTAATTGCATATGCGCTAAACAAAAGCGAGAAAGGGTTTTATAATAAGTCCGATGACGGGCATGCCTGGCCAACACAACCGTCTGATGTTAAGGGCATGACAATTTGCGCTGATACTGGACTTGCACCAACAAGCGGCGATCCAAATAATCCTGGGTGCCCAGCAAGATTTGATTATTTTATTGACGGAACACAACCACAAGCAATTCCTACAATGACACAAAATTTAACTGTTTATAAAGATACACATATGATTGCATCAAGCAGCGCAACTCCTGACCAAGTACAACAAGAGCAACATCCGATTGTTCAAGATCCACTCGGAACAATTCTTTGTCTTGATTGCCCGCTTCCAACTTATAATGTGACTATAAATTATCCAATATTTGGAGTAAGCGATAATTCGAAATTTACACCAACACCTATTGCAACGCCAACTCCAAGCGGACAATAA